From a region of the Halobacteriovorax sp. HLS genome:
- a CDS encoding DUF4340 domain-containing protein yields the protein MLVKISTDRTRAANTLIAIFIVAIIIGALASEFFQAPEIKNTELSRYQLLIKPEQVDQIQTIELKNRLGEFTLSKSNAQTWSLTSPRNLPSSQDTIQTILDNLKEIRIRKILPKDAINISNYSLDTPQMKVKLKYFGGKESELSVGLVNPIDKSTYVTLSNQEAIYRVDSLKGSLESLNLASFIDSKIFTQKIGSIKQFKIYKGKIPSTTTRLHLSKDKETWLIDSKKQVDPASVIPYLEEVLELKSSLILDKRTEKLDSFIERYLGNPQYSLEIETDKGKVFYEISYLLNTIPDTKMEKRQTFLIKASNRPHPYVIEKNHMNIFYKTEKSFKKLSIKKLFY from the coding sequence GTGTTAGTCAAAATATCGACTGATCGCACAAGAGCGGCAAATACTCTAATTGCTATTTTCATCGTGGCCATAATTATTGGTGCCTTGGCCAGTGAGTTTTTTCAAGCTCCAGAAATTAAAAATACAGAACTAAGTCGCTACCAGCTTTTAATCAAGCCAGAACAAGTTGACCAAATTCAAACGATTGAATTAAAAAATCGTCTTGGAGAATTCACCCTCTCTAAGTCAAATGCACAAACATGGTCACTAACCTCTCCACGTAACTTGCCTAGTAGCCAAGATACAATTCAAACTATTTTAGATAATTTAAAAGAGATTAGAATTAGAAAAATCCTTCCTAAGGATGCAATTAATATTTCTAACTACTCGCTAGATACCCCGCAGATGAAAGTAAAACTGAAGTACTTCGGTGGAAAAGAGTCAGAGCTAAGTGTAGGGCTGGTTAACCCTATAGATAAGTCGACATATGTAACATTATCTAATCAAGAAGCAATCTATCGTGTTGATTCACTTAAAGGAAGTTTAGAATCGCTAAACCTTGCAAGCTTTATTGACTCTAAGATTTTTACGCAGAAAATTGGCTCCATCAAGCAGTTTAAAATTTATAAAGGGAAGATCCCTTCGACAACGACTCGCCTTCACTTATCGAAAGACAAAGAAACTTGGCTTATCGATAGTAAAAAACAAGTTGATCCAGCTTCTGTAATTCCTTATTTGGAAGAAGTTCTAGAACTTAAATCAAGTTTGATTCTAGATAAGAGAACAGAAAAGCTAGACTCATTTATTGAAAGGTATCTAGGCAATCCACAATACTCTTTAGAAATTGAAACCGATAAGGGCAAGGTATTCTACGAAATTAGTTACTTGCTTAATACAATACCTGATACCAAGATGGAAAAGAGACAAACCTTCCTAATCAAGGCGTCTAATAGACCTCATCCATATGTCATTGAAAAAAATCATATGAATATTTTTTATAAAACAGAGAAGTCTTTTAAGAAGCTTTCGATTAAGAAACTTTTTTACTAA